The following coding sequences lie in one Ostrea edulis chromosome 8, xbOstEdul1.1, whole genome shotgun sequence genomic window:
- the LOC125661500 gene encoding uncharacterized protein LOC125661500 isoform X4 produces MIINELCTYHLFQDVVLNGYDSSTPSSIALLTAILFIALIPTQSDADRGSTMATDGNRGSLSQTEGSTCTRPGYTIDPVLGCIKTYISMLPPVTHSQMTAQCASDGGELLLVNSAAENTALVNLMNSNGVSYFLIQGSRVTATDPWLTDSGQPLPYIASIQGTPNLAGQTKLLALDSGLWQTYFSTSVLEHAVCEIL; encoded by the exons ATGATCATCAATGAGCTTTGTACCTATCATCTCTTTCAAGACGTCGTTTTAA ACGGATATGATTCTTCGACACCCAGTTCAATAGCTCTGTTGACCGCGATACTCTTTATCGCACTGATACCAACCCAATCCGATGCAG ATAGAGGCTCAACAATGGCTACAGACGGGAACAGGGGAAGCCTAAGCCAAACTGAAG gGAGCACCTGTACACGGCCTGGTTACACCATTGACCCCGTGCTCGGATGTATCAAGACCTACATATCCATGTTACCACCAGTAACTCACAGCCAAATGACAGCTCAATGTGCAAGTGATGGCGGGGAACTCCTCCTCGTTAACTCAGCGGCGGAAAATACTGCACTTGTCAATCTAATGA aCTCTAACGGAGTGAGTTATTTCCTCATACAAGGGTCAAGGGTCACTGCTACTGACCCCTGGCTCACCGATTCTGGACAGCCCCTCCCTTACATCGCCAGTATCCAAGGAACACCGAACTTAGCTGGTCAAACTAAACTTTTGGCATTGGACAGCGGGTTGTGGCAGACCTATTTTTCTACGAGTGTGCTTGAACATGCTGTTTGTGAAATATTGTAA
- the LOC125661500 gene encoding uncharacterized protein LOC125661500 isoform X1, protein MITTRDTSWDCSLLVGRYKPYGFGSMGPIRMKYILLIFIFSHHIVLTTSAITNGKLLMAAGIVTAALMSSPYGYDSSTPSSIALLTAILFIALIPTQSDADRGSTMATDGNRGSLSQTEGSTCTRPGYTIDPVLGCIKTYISMLPPVTHSQMTAQCASDGGELLLVNSAAENTALVNLMNSNGVSYFLIQGSRVTATDPWLTDSGQPLPYIASIQGTPNLAGQTKLLALDSGLWQTYFSTSVLEHAVCEIL, encoded by the exons GTTTCGGCAGCATGGGACCAATACGGATGAAATACATTTTACTTATATTCATTTTCTCTCATCACATTGTCTTGACAACCTCTGCTATAACCAATGGCAAACTTCTGATGGCTGCTGGGATTGTGACAGCTGCACTGATGTCATCTCCCT ACGGATATGATTCTTCGACACCCAGTTCAATAGCTCTGTTGACCGCGATACTCTTTATCGCACTGATACCAACCCAATCCGATGCAG ATAGAGGCTCAACAATGGCTACAGACGGGAACAGGGGAAGCCTAAGCCAAACTGAAG gGAGCACCTGTACACGGCCTGGTTACACCATTGACCCCGTGCTCGGATGTATCAAGACCTACATATCCATGTTACCACCAGTAACTCACAGCCAAATGACAGCTCAATGTGCAAGTGATGGCGGGGAACTCCTCCTCGTTAACTCAGCGGCGGAAAATACTGCACTTGTCAATCTAATGA aCTCTAACGGAGTGAGTTATTTCCTCATACAAGGGTCAAGGGTCACTGCTACTGACCCCTGGCTCACCGATTCTGGACAGCCCCTCCCTTACATCGCCAGTATCCAAGGAACACCGAACTTAGCTGGTCAAACTAAACTTTTGGCATTGGACAGCGGGTTGTGGCAGACCTATTTTTCTACGAGTGTGCTTGAACATGCTGTTTGTGAAATATTGTAA
- the LOC125661500 gene encoding uncharacterized protein LOC125661500 isoform X2 translates to MISPITRKLYENLRPNICFGSMGPIRMKYILLIFIFSHHIVLTTSAITNGKLLMAAGIVTAALMSSPYGYDSSTPSSIALLTAILFIALIPTQSDADRGSTMATDGNRGSLSQTEGSTCTRPGYTIDPVLGCIKTYISMLPPVTHSQMTAQCASDGGELLLVNSAAENTALVNLMNSNGVSYFLIQGSRVTATDPWLTDSGQPLPYIASIQGTPNLAGQTKLLALDSGLWQTYFSTSVLEHAVCEIL, encoded by the exons ATTTCTCCAATTACAAGGAAACTTTATGAGAACCTTCGACCAAACATCT GTTTCGGCAGCATGGGACCAATACGGATGAAATACATTTTACTTATATTCATTTTCTCTCATCACATTGTCTTGACAACCTCTGCTATAACCAATGGCAAACTTCTGATGGCTGCTGGGATTGTGACAGCTGCACTGATGTCATCTCCCT ACGGATATGATTCTTCGACACCCAGTTCAATAGCTCTGTTGACCGCGATACTCTTTATCGCACTGATACCAACCCAATCCGATGCAG ATAGAGGCTCAACAATGGCTACAGACGGGAACAGGGGAAGCCTAAGCCAAACTGAAG gGAGCACCTGTACACGGCCTGGTTACACCATTGACCCCGTGCTCGGATGTATCAAGACCTACATATCCATGTTACCACCAGTAACTCACAGCCAAATGACAGCTCAATGTGCAAGTGATGGCGGGGAACTCCTCCTCGTTAACTCAGCGGCGGAAAATACTGCACTTGTCAATCTAATGA aCTCTAACGGAGTGAGTTATTTCCTCATACAAGGGTCAAGGGTCACTGCTACTGACCCCTGGCTCACCGATTCTGGACAGCCCCTCCCTTACATCGCCAGTATCCAAGGAACACCGAACTTAGCTGGTCAAACTAAACTTTTGGCATTGGACAGCGGGTTGTGGCAGACCTATTTTTCTACGAGTGTGCTTGAACATGCTGTTTGTGAAATATTGTAA
- the LOC125661505 gene encoding uncharacterized protein LOC125661505 isoform X2 yields the protein MGPIRLKYILLIFIFCHHIVLTTSATTNGKLLVAAGIVTAALMSSSYGYYSWTPSAIALLTAILLITLIPTQSDAGSTCTASGYAIDPVLGCIKLYKLTSPATHSELAAQCASDGGKLLLVKSAAENTALVNLMNLPAH from the exons ATGGGACCCAtacggctgaaatatattttacttaTATTCATTTTCTGCCATCATATTGTCTTGACAACCTCTGCCACAACCAATGGCAAGCTTCTGGTGGCTGCTGGGATTGTGACAGCTGCACTGATGTCATCATCCT ACGGATATTATTCTTGGACACCCAGTGCAATAGCTCTTTTAACCGCAATCCTCCTCATCACACTGATACCAACCCAATCCGACGCAG gGAGCACATGCACAGCGTCTGGTTACGCCATAGATCCCGTGCTCGGATGTATCAAGCTCTACAAATTAACATCACCAGCAACTCACAGTGAACTGGCAGCTCAATGTGCGAGTGATGGCGGGAAACTCCTCCTCGTTAAGTCAGCGGCGGAAAACACGGCACTTGTCAATCTAATGA ATCTACcagcacactga
- the LOC125661505 gene encoding uncharacterized protein LOC125661505 isoform X1 produces the protein MGPIRLKYILLIFIFCHHIVLTTSATTNGKLLVAAGIVTAALMSSSYGYYSWTPSAIALLTAILLITLIPTQSDAGSTCTASGYAIDPVLGCIKLYKLTSPATHSELAAQCASDGGKLLLVKSAAENTALVNLMNANGVVGAVIQGSRVTSSDPWLTDSGQPLPYIASIQGIANVADQTKLLALNTGLWQPFNPAGTSFRNAVCEI, from the exons ATGGGACCCAtacggctgaaatatattttacttaTATTCATTTTCTGCCATCATATTGTCTTGACAACCTCTGCCACAACCAATGGCAAGCTTCTGGTGGCTGCTGGGATTGTGACAGCTGCACTGATGTCATCATCCT ACGGATATTATTCTTGGACACCCAGTGCAATAGCTCTTTTAACCGCAATCCTCCTCATCACACTGATACCAACCCAATCCGACGCAG gGAGCACATGCACAGCGTCTGGTTACGCCATAGATCCCGTGCTCGGATGTATCAAGCTCTACAAATTAACATCACCAGCAACTCACAGTGAACTGGCAGCTCAATGTGCGAGTGATGGCGGGAAACTCCTCCTCGTTAAGTCAGCGGCGGAAAACACGGCACTTGTCAATCTAATGA ACGCTAACGGAGTGGTCGGTGCCGTCATACAAGGGTCAAGGGTCACTTCTTCAGACCCCTGGCTCACGGATTCTGGACAGCCTCTCCCATACATCGCCAGCATCCAAGGCATAGCTAACGTTGCAGATCAAACTAAACTTTTGGCATTGAATACCGGGTTGTGGCAGCCTTTTAATCCCGCAGGCACTTCGTTTCGAAATGCTGTTTGTGAAATATAG